The proteins below are encoded in one region of Juglans microcarpa x Juglans regia isolate MS1-56 chromosome 4D, Jm3101_v1.0, whole genome shotgun sequence:
- the LOC121258979 gene encoding magnesium-dependent phosphatase 1-like has translation MNVAIASRSPTPDIAKNFLDKLGIQSMFVALEIFASPTHKTDHFQRIQRSTGVPFTSMLFFDDEDRNIQAVSKMGVTSILVGDGVNLGVLRHGLSEFSQMSRTQNHLAGASRIESSSGVESCMALKVE, from the exons ATGAACGTGGCTATTGCTTCTAGATCGCCAACTCCTGATATAGCCAAAAATTTTCTAGATAAATTGGGTATCCAATCCATGTTTGTGGCCCTG GAAATTTTTGCCAGTCCGACTCACAAAACAGATCATTTCCAAAGAATTCAAAGAAGTACCGGGGTACCTTTCACTTCAATGCTCTTCTTTGACGATGAGGATAGGAATATTCAAGCG GTATCAAAAATGGGCGTAACAAGCATATTGGTCGGCGATGGGGTAAACCTTGGAGTTTTGAGGCATGGACTATCAGAATTTTCTCAGATGTCAAGGACTCAAAATCATCTAGCAGGGGCAAGCAGAATTGAATCTTCCTCTGGTGTGGAGTCATGTATGGCCTTGAAAGTGGAATGA